The region CACAAACCACCCCTTCAATGGCGCGTAAAAAAACTACCAAAAATAAAAAGGACCACGGGGACGAAGAACTAGTCAGCCCCCGCCTACAGGCCGAAACTCGTTACGGTATTATGGCTATTGTTTTTTTTACTTTAGCCCTCTTTTTTATTCTCTCTTGGTTTACCAAAGCCGGTCTAGCTGGACAATATACTTACCAAGTACTGGACTATTTATTCGGGGCTGGCTATCTACTAGCACCGACTGTTTTTCTAGTCTTAGCCATCTCTTTCCTCCAACTATCCAAACCTAACTTTATGGCTCATCGTTTGATTGGTGGCTTACTACTTTTCTGTTCATCTCTCGGTATTACTAGTATTATCGTGGACCCTGAAGCAGGCGGGGTCGTCGGCAATCTCATCGCCACCCCTTTCCTAAAATTATTTGATATCTACTCTAGTTTAGTTTTCCTAGTCGCCCTGATCATCATCTCAGTCTTGATTATGTTCGAAACCAAAATCACTCTCGGTTGGGGCATTTTCAGTCGTCTATTTAAACAAAAAGAATTGGCGTCTGAGACCGAAGATATTGAACCGAATATTGTCGGCCAACCAGACACTGATGAGGAAGAAGAAAACACTCCCAACAGACCAGTTAAACCGGTGGCCACCAAAACTGAAACCCCCAACGAAATGGGGTTACTCGGCTCTTTGGTTGGTTTTACTAAAAAAGGTACTAGCGGCTCTTTTACTCCACCACCATTATCACTCCTAGAAAAAGATAGCGGTAAACCAGGGGCGGGCGATATTAAAGCTAATGCTAATATTATTAAAAGAACTCTGGCCAACTTTGGTATTAATGTCGAGATGGACGAAATCTCTATCGGCCCGTCAGTTACTCGCTACGCTCTCAAACCCGCCGAAGGTATCAAGCTGTCTCGAATTGTCGGCTTACAAAATGATTTATCTTTGGCTTTAGCGGCTCACCCACTTCGAATCGAGGCTCCGATCCCTGGCAAATCACTTGTTGGAATAGAAATACCAAACACAGTGAAAACCACCGTTGGTCTAGGCACCTTGTTGGGCGCCAAAGAATTTACTGATTCAGCCCATCCTTTACTTGTTTCTCTTGGTCGAGGTATATCTGGTATACCAAACTTCGCTAACGTCGCTAAATCCCCTCACCTACTAATCGCTGGTACGACTGGCTCCGGTAAATCTGTCACTATCCACACTTTGATTGTTTCTCTACTCTATCGCAACCCACCAGAATTGATGCGCTTTATCATGATCGACCCTAAACGAGTCGAACTCACTCTCTACAACAAGATTCCCCATCTCTTAACCCCAGTTATTACAGACCCCAAAAAAGCTATTGCCGCTCTCCGCTGGGCCGCCAAAGAAATGGATCGCCGCTATGATATTTTGGAATCACACGCTGTTCGTGATATTCAGTCTTATCACAACAACATCCTCGCCCCAGCCACCGCCAAAGCTAGTGGTAAAGATGACGAGGAAGCGATGGAACAAATGCCTTATATTGTCATTTTGATTGATGAATTGGCAGATATTATGTCGACCTATCCTCGAGAACTGGAAGCGGCTATCGTTCGTCTAGCTCAAATGTCTCGAGCGGTCGGTATTCACTTGGTTCTATCAACCCAAAGACCATCAGTCGAAGTAATCACTGGTTTAATCAAAGCCAATATTCCATCTCGAATCGCTCTCCAAGTGGCTTCCCAAATCGACTCTCGTACTATTATTGATATGCCTGGAGCTGAGAAACTATTAGGTGCTGGAGATATGCTTTATATGTCTGGGGAAATGTCCAAACCGATTCGGGTTCAATCAGCCTTTATCTCTGAGACTGAGGTAAAAGGGGTGGTTAAATATCTGGTTGATAAATATTCTGATGCTATTCCAAATGAGATAAACTTAGGTGGACCAGAAGAAAACGGTAACTCCCTCTTTTCTACTTCTCTAGACAACGACAACGGTGACGATGATGAGCTTTATGAAGTAGCTCGAGAAGCAGTGGTGGAGGCTGGTAAGGCTTCAGCTTCTTATTTACAACGTAAACTAAAAGTGGGTTACGCTCGAGCCGCTAGACTGTTGGACATGCTGGAAGAACGAGGCGTGATTGGACCCGGTGAAGGCGCTAAAGCCCGTGAAGTGTACGGTGGTGGTCGCTCAAGTGAAGAAGAAGTTCTATAATAATAAACATGAGACAAGTCACTATCTTAAAAATGATTTCGTTGGCCCTAATCATGGTTTTTATTACTGGTTATGCCTACTCTAAGACCATTGATGTGATTCGCGGTCCAGAAATCATCATCCACTCACCTACCATTGGCTACTCCACCACAGACAATCTCATCCAAATCAAAGGCCAAGCTTTGCGCATAGCCAAACTCTACCTAGACGGCAAACAAATATATACCGATGACCTAGGTAACTTTAAGGAATCGTTGCTCCTCCCTAAAGGCTATAGTACACTCAACCTAGAAGCGACTGATATTTTCAATCGCAAAACTAGTCACAATATTCCGGTCGCCCATTTATGAACCAATTAGCCTAAATTATGATCAAGAAAAAACAATCTGCCCCCAAAGAAACCAACACCGGTGTTGATGATGCTATTAAAGCGATTCAATCTCGTTTTGGTGACGAATCTATTATTAAACTTGGAGAAAAACCAAAAGTGGGAGTTAATGCTATTCCAACCGGCTC is a window of Candidatus Vogelbacteria bacterium DNA encoding:
- a CDS encoding DNA translocase FtsK, whose product is MARKKTTKNKKDHGDEELVSPRLQAETRYGIMAIVFFTLALFFILSWFTKAGLAGQYTYQVLDYLFGAGYLLAPTVFLVLAISFLQLSKPNFMAHRLIGGLLLFCSSLGITSIIVDPEAGGVVGNLIATPFLKLFDIYSSLVFLVALIIISVLIMFETKITLGWGIFSRLFKQKELASETEDIEPNIVGQPDTDEEEENTPNRPVKPVATKTETPNEMGLLGSLVGFTKKGTSGSFTPPPLSLLEKDSGKPGAGDIKANANIIKRTLANFGINVEMDEISIGPSVTRYALKPAEGIKLSRIVGLQNDLSLALAAHPLRIEAPIPGKSLVGIEIPNTVKTTVGLGTLLGAKEFTDSAHPLLVSLGRGISGIPNFANVAKSPHLLIAGTTGSGKSVTIHTLIVSLLYRNPPELMRFIMIDPKRVELTLYNKIPHLLTPVITDPKKAIAALRWAAKEMDRRYDILESHAVRDIQSYHNNILAPATAKASGKDDEEAMEQMPYIVILIDELADIMSTYPRELEAAIVRLAQMSRAVGIHLVLSTQRPSVEVITGLIKANIPSRIALQVASQIDSRTIIDMPGAEKLLGAGDMLYMSGEMSKPIRVQSAFISETEVKGVVKYLVDKYSDAIPNEINLGGPEENGNSLFSTSLDNDNGDDDELYEVAREAVVEAGKASASYLQRKLKVGYARAARLLDMLEERGVIGPGEGAKAREVYGGGRSSEEEVL